In Flavobacterium cerinum, one genomic interval encodes:
- the rsfS gene encoding ribosome silencing factor: protein MAKKDINNDDLLANIIKGVEEVKGNDIDILDLRAIENTVCDYFVICNGNSNTQVNAIANSIQKIVSKELKDKPWHVEGTENGEWILMDYVSIVVHVFQKHIREYYNIESLWGDARITSIENKY, encoded by the coding sequence ATGGCAAAAAAAGATATTAACAATGATGATCTGTTAGCTAACATCATTAAAGGAGTAGAAGAAGTAAAAGGTAATGATATAGATATTCTGGATCTGAGAGCGATCGAAAATACCGTATGTGATTATTTTGTAATCTGTAACGGTAATTCCAATACACAGGTTAACGCAATTGCCAACTCGATACAAAAAATTGTTTCCAAGGAACTAAAAGATAAACCTTGGCATGTTGAAGGTACTGAAAACGGAGAATGGATTTTAATGGACTACGTAAGCATTGTAGTACATGTTTTCCAAAAACACATCCGCGAGTACTACAACATTGAAAGCCTGTGGGGTGACGCTAGGATCACTTCCATTGAAAACAAATACTAA
- a CDS encoding biotin--[acetyl-CoA-carboxylase] ligase, whose translation MNIIKLDATSSTNDFLKDLLTKQFVENFTVIVAEHQTKGKGQMGSEWTVELGKNLTFSVLVRDLLLDIQGIFHLNVAVAVSIIEGLETFNIGGLAIKWPNDILAESKKIGGILIENSIKRNGEIFSIVGIGLNVNQERFENLPKAASLLSVTGRLFDKEAVMLAILNNLKRNLSLLQAKEYELLWQSYDSRLFKKGIPMPFEAGDSSHFMGIIQGVTPNGKLEVLLEDNSVKTFDIKEVKLLY comes from the coding sequence ATGAATATTATCAAACTCGATGCCACATCTTCTACAAATGATTTTTTAAAAGATTTACTGACAAAACAATTTGTAGAAAACTTTACGGTTATTGTTGCGGAACATCAGACCAAAGGGAAAGGGCAAATGGGGTCGGAATGGACAGTTGAATTAGGTAAAAACTTGACTTTTAGTGTTTTGGTTAGGGATTTACTGTTGGATATTCAAGGGATTTTTCATTTGAATGTCGCTGTTGCTGTTAGTATAATTGAAGGATTGGAAACATTCAATATTGGCGGATTAGCGATTAAATGGCCTAACGACATTTTGGCAGAGAGTAAAAAAATCGGTGGCATACTGATTGAAAATAGCATCAAACGTAACGGGGAGATCTTTTCGATTGTAGGAATAGGGCTAAATGTGAATCAGGAACGTTTTGAAAACCTCCCGAAAGCAGCTTCTCTTTTGAGTGTTACCGGACGATTGTTTGATAAAGAAGCGGTAATGCTGGCTATTTTGAATAACCTTAAACGAAACCTGTCGCTTTTGCAGGCTAAAGAATACGAATTACTGTGGCAATCGTATGACAGCCGACTGTTTAAAAAAGGGATTCCTATGCCTTTTGAAGCCGGTGATAGTTCTCATTTTATGGGAATTATCCAGGGAGTGACTCCAAACGGTAAGCTTGAAGTACTCCTTGAAGATAATTCTGTTAAGACATTTGATATTAAAGAGGTAAAATTGCTGTATTGA
- a CDS encoding pentapeptide repeat-containing protein has product MTNNDFIFNTDFNNLHYSENEIKYKEFEECTFTDCNFTDCNFSGVVFTDCIFNNCNFREAQINYVGLRNAVFNHCDFTDVNFAMTDQLLFEFHFKDCQLDYAKFYALKLKKMSFTNCSMIAVDFMATDLTEVLFDNCNLHKAIFTDSIAEKADFLTSYNFTIDPEKTKLRKAQFSKEGLKGLLQKYEIIVR; this is encoded by the coding sequence ATGACAAATAACGATTTTATATTTAATACCGACTTTAACAACCTACATTATTCCGAAAACGAGATTAAGTATAAAGAATTTGAAGAATGCACTTTTACGGATTGCAATTTTACTGACTGTAATTTTTCAGGAGTCGTTTTTACCGATTGTATTTTTAACAACTGCAATTTCAGAGAAGCTCAGATCAATTATGTTGGCTTACGAAATGCCGTATTTAATCACTGTGATTTTACGGATGTGAATTTTGCCATGACAGATCAGTTGTTATTTGAATTTCATTTTAAAGACTGCCAGTTGGATTATGCCAAATTTTACGCACTAAAGCTAAAAAAAATGTCATTTACCAATTGCAGTATGATTGCCGTTGATTTTATGGCAACAGATTTAACCGAAGTTTTGTTTGACAATTGCAACTTACACAAAGCAATTTTTACTGATTCGATTGCTGAAAAAGCTGACTTTCTGACCAGTTATAATTTCACGATCGATCCGGAAAAAACCAAACTGCGTAAAGCTCAGTTTTCAAAAGAAGGTTTAAAAGGATTATTACAGAAATACGAAATCATTGTCCGGTAA
- a CDS encoding response regulator: MNAPKSICIIDDDPIYQLITKKIIEKSQLFSQILSYKNGKVAIDSLKAIQSAEEFPDVILLDIDMPEMDAWAFMNELRRIDFKFEKKSAIYIASSSIANEDREKANSFSEIVGYLCKPIDRDILERIHLENQKE, from the coding sequence ATGAACGCCCCAAAAAGTATCTGTATAATTGATGATGACCCCATTTATCAATTAATTACAAAGAAAATAATTGAGAAAAGTCAATTATTTAGTCAGATTCTGAGTTACAAAAATGGAAAAGTTGCTATCGACTCATTAAAAGCAATTCAAAGTGCCGAGGAATTTCCCGATGTTATCCTACTAGACATCGACATGCCGGAAATGGATGCCTGGGCCTTTATGAATGAGTTGCGACGGATTGATTTCAAGTTCGAAAAAAAATCCGCCATTTACATAGCCAGTTCCTCCATTGCTAACGAAGATCGCGAAAAAGCTAACAGTTTCTCAGAAATCGTAGGCTACTTATGCAAACCAATTGACCGAGACATTCTGGAACGGATTCACTTAGAAAACCAAAAAGAATAG
- a CDS encoding PAS domain S-box protein produces MNLDKKITILISWFLSRPKTTGILVFTLLFLISNLILFLRYQIIKESEQREMSSILNVVHQNIEQSLKNSHISTLTLAMTIDDNGNPSNFDEIGRQLVDSNPNIDAIELVPNGIIKYVYPLKGNESVIDYNILNSSKANKWALKAIKNKKIYYAGPLELKQGGKGIVGWYPVFKSNKFWGFCSVVIKFNTFLETSGIKTFSTDKYYFQFSKTDPVTGKEEFFLPNKKSFANKTHLTVAFPDGDWKLYLITTNNYYLIKQLIPIAILAIVLSLICGLFTTSLLKRPSELQRLVHSQALRLMKSEIKFKSIFEQAAIGIAHIDSNSGTFIEANERFCQMLGYETNEISKMDYMMITHPNDLENDFKKMRLLKRGVIREFGLEKRFFHKDGNIVWASVTITPLWSVGEKPTSHIGIIEDITDKKEAQDRIKRSEKRFKSLFNNSPIPLWEEDFSEVKHYLTELGLMDMSRDEVEQYLKNNIDVIRKCLSLVKVIDVNNMCLALHSVKDKNILKGKLSTIFDDESIPIFSKQLIAITQRQNHITGDSQVKFMDNQHKHIHFRWSVVPEYEKTLERVLVSTEDITERKNSEEVILKSQQKIESLINTIDGIVWEGDPNTFDFTFISRKVEDILGYTPEEWLGVPSFWINHVHPDDKEWVIAFMSRYTYEKRQHDFEYRMIRKDGEIVWLRDIVSVVVENDIAVTLRGIMIDITKAKMAEIELNNTLHLVTEQNKRLLNFSYIVSHNLRSHTSNIQSISNLIETADSDEERDEMIQLLKSVSSVLNETMNNLNEVVTIQTNINLIIEPLNLKKYINKTLDVLREQLLKNDVIIHNEVNKDIEVKYNPAYLESILLNFISNAIRYGHPDRQTVIDMKSYQEEGKTVLEITDNGIGIDLEKNGEKLFGMYKTFTNHADARGIGLFISKNQIDAMGGKIVVKSTLDEGTTFKIYFR; encoded by the coding sequence ATGAATCTGGATAAAAAAATTACAATTCTCATCAGTTGGTTTTTATCAAGACCAAAAACGACTGGGATATTGGTCTTTACACTCCTGTTTTTAATTTCGAATTTAATTCTTTTTTTACGGTATCAGATTATCAAAGAAAGCGAGCAACGCGAAATGAGCAGCATTCTGAATGTTGTTCATCAAAACATTGAACAATCGCTTAAAAACAGTCATATTAGCACACTAACACTGGCTATGACAATTGACGACAACGGAAACCCCAGCAATTTTGACGAAATCGGCAGACAATTAGTCGACTCCAATCCCAATATCGATGCAATAGAGCTCGTTCCAAACGGTATTATAAAATACGTTTATCCGTTAAAAGGCAACGAATCGGTTATCGATTACAACATCCTGAATTCTTCTAAAGCAAATAAATGGGCATTAAAAGCCATCAAAAATAAAAAAATATATTATGCCGGTCCACTGGAATTAAAACAAGGAGGAAAAGGAATTGTAGGCTGGTATCCGGTATTCAAATCAAATAAATTCTGGGGATTTTGTTCTGTCGTTATCAAATTCAACACCTTTCTGGAAACATCCGGAATTAAAACATTTTCTACCGATAAATATTATTTTCAGTTTTCTAAAACGGATCCGGTAACCGGAAAAGAAGAATTTTTCCTTCCGAACAAAAAGAGTTTTGCTAATAAAACACATCTAACAGTGGCCTTTCCTGACGGCGACTGGAAATTATATCTTATCACTACAAACAATTATTACCTGATCAAACAATTAATACCTATCGCTATTTTGGCGATTGTATTGTCACTGATCTGCGGATTGTTTACTACCAGCTTACTGAAACGTCCATCCGAACTACAGCGACTTGTACATTCACAGGCGCTTCGTTTAATGAAAAGTGAAATTAAGTTCAAATCCATTTTCGAACAAGCGGCAATCGGGATTGCCCATATCGACTCTAACTCCGGAACTTTTATTGAAGCCAACGAACGTTTTTGTCAGATGCTCGGCTATGAAACGAACGAAATCAGTAAAATGGATTATATGATGATCACTCATCCGAATGATCTCGAAAATGATTTTAAAAAAATGCGTCTTTTAAAAAGAGGTGTTATCCGGGAATTCGGACTTGAAAAACGTTTCTTCCATAAAGACGGCAATATTGTATGGGCCAGCGTAACCATTACACCGTTATGGTCAGTAGGTGAAAAACCAACTTCACATATCGGAATTATCGAAGACATTACCGATAAAAAAGAAGCGCAGGATCGTATTAAACGAAGTGAAAAACGTTTCAAAAGCTTATTCAACAACTCTCCTATTCCGCTTTGGGAAGAAGACTTCTCCGAAGTAAAACACTACCTTACCGAGTTAGGACTGATGGACATGAGTCGTGATGAAGTGGAGCAGTATTTAAAAAACAATATCGATGTCATTCGCAAATGCTTATCATTAGTTAAAGTTATCGATGTTAACAATATGTGCCTAGCCTTACATTCGGTAAAAGATAAAAATATCCTAAAAGGAAAACTGAGCACTATTTTTGACGATGAATCCATTCCGATTTTCTCCAAACAGTTAATCGCTATTACTCAGCGACAAAACCACATTACAGGTGATTCTCAGGTAAAATTCATGGACAACCAGCACAAACACATCCACTTCCGCTGGAGTGTTGTTCCGGAATATGAAAAAACACTGGAGCGCGTTTTGGTTTCTACTGAAGACATCACAGAACGTAAAAATTCGGAAGAGGTAATTTTAAAATCCCAACAAAAAATAGAATCGTTGATCAATACAATTGACGGAATTGTGTGGGAAGGCGATCCGAATACTTTCGACTTTACTTTTATCAGTCGCAAAGTAGAAGACATACTGGGTTATACACCGGAAGAATGGTTGGGCGTACCGTCATTCTGGATCAATCATGTTCATCCGGACGACAAAGAATGGGTTATTGCCTTTATGTCACGTTACACCTACGAAAAGAGACAACACGACTTCGAATATCGTATGATTCGCAAAGACGGAGAAATCGTATGGCTTCGCGACATCGTAAGCGTTGTGGTTGAAAACGATATTGCCGTTACCCTACGCGGTATCATGATTGATATCACAAAAGCCAAAATGGCCGAAATCGAATTAAACAATACCCTTCATCTGGTTACGGAACAAAACAAACGATTACTGAACTTCTCTTATATCGTTTCACACAATCTTCGCTCTCACACCAGCAACATTCAATCGATTTCCAATCTGATTGAGACTGCTGATTCCGACGAAGAAAGAGACGAAATGATTCAGTTATTAAAATCGGTTTCATCCGTACTAAACGAAACGATGAACAATCTGAACGAAGTTGTTACGATTCAGACAAACATCAACCTGATCATTGAACCCCTTAATTTAAAGAAATATATAAACAAAACACTGGATGTACTTCGGGAACAACTACTCAAAAATGATGTAATCATTCACAACGAAGTAAACAAAGACATTGAAGTTAAATACAATCCTGCTTATTTAGAGAGTATATTACTTAACTTTATATCGAATGCCATTCGCTACGGACACCCTGACAGACAAACTGTGATCGATATGAAATCGTATCAGGAAGAAGGGAAAACCGTATTGGAAATTACCGATAACGGAATCGGAATTGATCTGGAGAAAAACGGAGAAAAACTATTCGGAATGTACAAAACATTCACCAATCACGCTGATGCAAGAGGAATAGGTTTATTCATTTCGAAAAACCAGATTGATGCTATGGGAGGAAAAATAGTCGTTAAAAGTACATTAGACGAAGGAACAACTTTTAAAATATATTTCAGATGA
- a CDS encoding adenine phosphoribosyltransferase, with amino-acid sequence MMLKEYVRDIQDFPKKGILFKDITPLLASPEATNVCLQKLTEKLKNVKIDKVVGVESRGFFFGTLLAHELQAGFVPVRKAGKLPFTTVSASYELEYGTDTLEIHADAIQKGDKVLVHDDVLATGGTIKAVCELVEALGGEIVQVSFLMELLFLNGGDKIKAYDRFAVMEY; translated from the coding sequence ATGATGTTAAAAGAGTATGTACGTGATATTCAGGATTTTCCTAAAAAAGGAATTTTGTTCAAAGATATCACTCCGCTATTAGCGAGTCCGGAAGCAACGAATGTGTGTCTTCAAAAATTAACAGAAAAGCTCAAAAATGTAAAAATTGACAAGGTGGTCGGAGTGGAAAGCCGCGGTTTTTTCTTCGGAACATTATTAGCGCATGAGCTGCAAGCTGGATTTGTTCCGGTACGAAAGGCCGGAAAGTTGCCGTTCACGACTGTATCGGCTTCCTATGAGCTGGAATACGGTACTGATACGTTGGAAATCCATGCCGATGCCATTCAAAAAGGAGATAAGGTGCTAGTACATGATGATGTATTGGCTACCGGCGGTACAATTAAAGCCGTTTGTGAGCTTGTAGAAGCTTTAGGAGGCGAAATTGTTCAGGTAAGCTTCCTGATGGAATTGTTATTCCTGAACGGAGGGGATAAAATTAAAGCTTATGACCGATTCGCGGTTATGGAGTATTAG
- a CDS encoding SsrA-binding protein: MFKTLARINKIILPSYSKQNLDLSKATAFQKLIIAWRYYVTTRALN; this comes from the coding sequence ATGTTTAAAACACTAGCCCGAATCAATAAAATCATTTTGCCAAGCTATAGCAAACAAAATCTTGATTTGTCGAAAGCAACCGCTTTCCAGAAACTTATTATTGCCTGGCGTTATTATGTCACAACACGAGCTTTAAACTAA
- a CDS encoding M56 family metallopeptidase yields MEAFGIYILKVTVLTTVFFLAYHFFLRKETFFNANRGYLLSGLLTSVLLPLISFTKIVWVKRDPLASVAYEYCTEDNLLATTTNSGFEINYHYLFVALYCIGILIFCIRALFEYRSLKKILEKPKAITRNNFHFIDTEKVQSPFSFFNYIVYNSKLLQENELTDIIEHEKIHSRQKHSLDMMIAQFFCILFWFNPVIWLYKKAIAQNLEFIADAEATKVVNDIKAYQKTLVKVTMQTQCIAITNHFYQSLIKKRIVMLNTNQSRKRNLWKYLIILPLLAFFILQFQVKVLAQEKQTTATLQANNTPSEPGDNVTVIVDKNTTDDQLKNNVALLKKEYNINLKYSKVKRNKQGEIIRIKIEYKDKDGNNGITQIDSNDPINPIRFVKKTDDNGKTKIGFSSDAKERHASGRTAVKTQINDAADLSEDESLGDYLSNLLSPPSPPSPPSPPSPPNAISPVSPPAAPAAPTAPATKSSSSVIIKNGKVTTTSTSSSSSRGSVVYVNGDKVWSDEDLNIDTKEIARKALEDARIAIEKAKPEIDRARVEAMKAHEEAMKGHEIAMKAQVEAMKEQKIAMKAHREAMKERDKALKERDKILEAARKDRERALRNND; encoded by the coding sequence ATGGAAGCATTTGGTATTTATATTTTAAAAGTAACAGTATTAACAACCGTATTTTTTCTGGCGTATCACTTCTTTTTACGAAAAGAAACGTTTTTTAATGCCAATCGCGGTTATTTATTATCAGGACTGTTAACTTCTGTTTTACTTCCGCTGATCTCATTTACAAAAATTGTTTGGGTAAAACGCGATCCACTTGCTTCAGTTGCCTATGAATATTGCACGGAAGACAACCTTTTAGCAACCACGACAAACTCCGGTTTTGAAATCAATTATCACTATTTGTTTGTCGCTTTATACTGCATCGGTATTCTAATATTTTGTATTCGGGCGTTATTTGAGTATCGTTCCCTTAAAAAAATACTCGAAAAACCCAAAGCTATAACCCGTAATAATTTTCATTTTATTGACACCGAAAAAGTACAATCCCCTTTTTCATTTTTCAACTATATCGTATACAATTCCAAGCTGTTACAAGAAAACGAATTAACCGATATTATTGAGCACGAAAAAATCCACAGTCGTCAGAAACATTCATTAGACATGATGATTGCACAGTTTTTCTGTATCCTTTTCTGGTTTAATCCGGTAATCTGGCTTTACAAAAAAGCGATTGCCCAAAATCTGGAATTCATTGCCGATGCCGAAGCAACCAAAGTGGTAAACGACATCAAAGCCTATCAAAAGACATTAGTAAAAGTAACAATGCAAACCCAATGCATTGCCATCACCAATCATTTTTATCAATCATTAATCAAAAAACGAATCGTTATGTTAAACACCAACCAGTCCCGAAAAAGGAATCTGTGGAAGTACCTAATCATCCTTCCGCTACTGGCCTTTTTTATCCTACAGTTCCAGGTAAAAGTCCTGGCGCAGGAAAAGCAAACCACCGCAACATTACAAGCCAACAACACACCTTCCGAACCGGGTGACAATGTTACTGTAATCGTTGACAAAAACACAACAGATGATCAACTAAAAAACAATGTAGCATTACTTAAAAAAGAATACAACATTAATTTAAAGTATTCCAAAGTAAAACGCAACAAACAAGGTGAAATCATCCGTATTAAGATCGAATACAAAGACAAAGACGGCAACAACGGTATTACACAAATTGACAGTAATGATCCGATAAATCCGATTCGTTTTGTCAAAAAAACCGATGACAACGGTAAAACTAAAATCGGTTTTAGTTCCGATGCCAAAGAACGACATGCATCAGGCAGAACAGCTGTTAAAACGCAAATCAATGATGCAGCCGACTTATCAGAAGATGAATCATTAGGTGATTATTTAAGCAATTTATTAAGCCCGCCTTCACCTCCTAGTCCGCCAAGCCCACCATCACCGCCGAATGCAATAAGCCCGGTAAGTCCACCGGCAGCTCCTGCCGCTCCGACAGCGCCAGCTACTAAAAGTTCTTCTTCAGTGATCATTAAAAACGGAAAAGTAACCACTACATCCACATCTTCATCGTCTAGCCGGGGATCTGTAGTGTACGTTAACGGCGATAAAGTATGGAGTGATGAAGATTTGAATATCGATACAAAAGAAATCGCCAGAAAAGCTTTAGAAGACGCTCGTATCGCTATAGAAAAAGCCAAACCGGAAATTGACCGTGCTCGAGTTGAAGCCATGAAAGCACACGAAGAAGCCATGAAAGGTCACGAAATTGCAATGAAAGCTCAGGTCGAAGCCATGAAAGAACAAAAAATCGCCATGAAGGCCCACAGAGAAGCCATGAAAGAACGTGATAAAGCTTTAAAAGAAAGAGACAAAATTTTAGAAGCAGCCCGAAAAGATCGCGAACGCGCACTACGCAATAATGACTAA
- a CDS encoding BlaI/MecI/CopY family transcriptional regulator, translated as MQKLTNKEEEVMQILWTLEKAFVKEVLAEIKDDQPHYNTLSTIIRNLEEKGYVSHKAFGNTHQYYPIVKKEDYRKSFMNNAIENYFNNSYKSMVSFFAKEEKISADELREILDMIEKK; from the coding sequence ATGCAGAAATTAACAAACAAAGAAGAAGAAGTAATGCAAATTTTATGGACACTTGAAAAAGCGTTCGTAAAAGAGGTATTAGCTGAAATCAAAGACGATCAGCCACATTACAACACCTTATCCACCATTATCCGAAATCTGGAAGAAAAGGGATATGTGTCACATAAGGCATTTGGAAACACCCATCAATATTATCCGATAGTAAAAAAAGAAGATTACCGGAAGAGTTTTATGAATAATGCCATTGAAAACTATTTCAACAATTCCTACAAGAGTATGGTTTCTTTTTTTGCTAAAGAAGAGAAAATCAGTGCGGACGAACTTCGCGAAATTTTAGATATGATCGAAAAAAAATAG